A stretch of the Duncaniella dubosii genome encodes the following:
- a CDS encoding OmpP1/FadL family transporter produces MKKFIVAALAVASVCGTAKAEGYQINSLSAKQIGMGHTGIALKLGAESMFFNPAGMAYMDKTLDLSGSVTGIMPTCTATVDGVDYTTDNGVSTPIGVHAAFSIYDNLKGGISFYTPYGSSINWTDNWPGAVLNQNVNLKVFTIQPTLAWAITPKFSIGAGAMISWGTVDLNKGLVTSETTDKAIAALKTLGQLPEETPAFGSTTPASVNLNGKADMVVGFNVGAMYNITENLTVGASYRSQMKMKVKAGDAHVRYANALAQGILGESLDLINEANFKAEMPCPWVMGLGVSYKPVDRLTLAFDARLTGWHAYKRLDIEFLAEQLTPYNQNIAKKYKNSWCYSLGGQYAVTDRFDARLGLMVDTSPVNDKYYNPETPGMTKIEPTVGLSFRPIPSLSIDLAFMYVAGLGVDNASCEYTDLLGSTMINKLTNAGVPSSVIEGMGFRPTGTFTADYKLHAFIPSIGISYSF; encoded by the coding sequence TGCACTCAAGCTTGGAGCTGAAAGCATGTTTTTCAATCCGGCAGGTATGGCCTATATGGACAAGACTCTTGATTTATCAGGTTCAGTTACCGGCATAATGCCTACCTGTACAGCAACAGTCGATGGTGTGGACTATACTACCGACAATGGGGTCTCCACTCCTATCGGCGTACATGCGGCGTTTTCAATATATGATAATCTCAAGGGCGGCATCTCGTTCTATACGCCTTATGGATCATCAATCAACTGGACTGACAACTGGCCCGGTGCGGTGCTTAACCAGAATGTCAATCTTAAAGTGTTCACCATACAGCCTACTCTTGCATGGGCGATTACACCGAAGTTTTCAATCGGTGCGGGAGCTATGATCTCATGGGGTACAGTGGACCTTAACAAAGGACTTGTTACCTCCGAGACGACTGACAAGGCTATCGCAGCACTCAAGACTCTCGGTCAGCTTCCGGAAGAGACCCCTGCGTTTGGCTCGACAACTCCTGCATCAGTCAATCTTAACGGAAAGGCTGATATGGTTGTCGGTTTCAATGTCGGCGCTATGTATAATATTACTGAAAATCTCACCGTCGGCGCTTCATATCGCTCTCAGATGAAAATGAAGGTCAAAGCCGGTGATGCGCATGTCAGATATGCCAATGCCTTGGCTCAGGGCATACTTGGCGAGAGCCTTGATCTGATAAATGAGGCTAATTTTAAGGCCGAGATGCCTTGCCCTTGGGTTATGGGACTTGGTGTGTCATATAAGCCTGTCGACCGTCTCACTCTCGCTTTTGATGCCCGTCTTACAGGCTGGCATGCCTACAAACGTCTTGACATAGAGTTCCTTGCCGAGCAACTTACCCCTTATAACCAGAATATAGCCAAGAAGTATAAGAATTCATGGTGTTATTCACTCGGCGGACAGTATGCTGTGACCGACCGTTTTGATGCCCGTCTCGGACTTATGGTCGATACTTCGCCTGTCAACGACAAATACTACAATCCCGAGACACCGGGAATGACTAAAATCGAACCGACTGTCGGCCTTTCGTTCCGTCCAATCCCGTCACTGTCAATAGATCTTGCATTCATGTATGTGGCCGGTCTCGGTGTAGATAATGCCTCCTGTGAATATACGGACCTTCTTGGATCTACGATGATCAATAAACTTACAAATGCCGGAGTTCCCTCGTCTGTGATTGAGGGTATGGGATTCAGACCTACAGGAACGTTTACAGCTGACTATAAGCTCCATGCTTTCATCCCCTCGATAGGCATCAGCTACAGCTTCTGA
- a CDS encoding DUF3078 domain-containing protein, with product MTDSLELLSPADGKMPVMSALPADSLAADSLRFGPLPIDSLLNTMYVPTTPLPSYYFRPVVFDSYQLLDTIRIADAGGDVALTDPVYGWLATDFYHNNLIRRAKQSFIVNLPADVRFDEASLPEPPKKFEATVDPNTAKIVIAELPVKEAPKKQMEATFGRRYWLRTFNSSVQFSQAFVSPNWYQGGNNNINVLVNLFYNVKLNPAFHKKLLFETTFQYKLGMNDAPNDSLRNYSISEDLFQFNLLAGYKASKYWYYSTNVSFKTQFLHNYKANTRDLKGAFLSPGELNVGVGMTYNYANPKKTFTLDASISPFSWNMKTCVNHRMDETSYGIKEGRKSVSQYGSNAEAKLLWVIRDNISLRSRVFVFTDYDYAYGDWENTLSFNINRFLSTQIYVHMRYDTSTPDSDDADWRKFQLKEILSFGFAYKFSSI from the coding sequence ATGACCGACTCGCTTGAATTGCTGTCTCCGGCTGACGGTAAGATGCCTGTTATGTCCGCATTACCGGCTGATTCATTGGCTGCGGACTCTCTGAGATTTGGTCCGCTCCCTATTGACAGTCTTCTTAACACGATGTATGTGCCGACCACTCCCCTTCCGTCATATTATTTCCGCCCGGTGGTGTTTGATTCGTATCAGCTGCTTGACACTATCCGCATTGCCGATGCCGGAGGAGATGTGGCCTTGACTGATCCGGTCTATGGCTGGCTTGCGACAGATTTCTATCACAACAATCTTATCCGTCGCGCAAAGCAGTCGTTTATAGTGAATCTTCCGGCCGATGTGCGTTTCGACGAGGCATCATTGCCTGAACCACCCAAGAAGTTCGAGGCGACGGTCGATCCTAATACAGCCAAGATAGTCATAGCCGAACTGCCCGTTAAAGAAGCTCCTAAGAAACAGATGGAGGCGACGTTCGGACGCAGATACTGGCTGCGTACATTCAACAGTTCTGTCCAGTTCTCGCAGGCTTTTGTTTCGCCAAACTGGTATCAGGGTGGTAACAATAATATAAATGTACTTGTCAATCTGTTCTATAATGTAAAGCTTAATCCGGCTTTCCATAAAAAACTGCTTTTCGAGACTACTTTCCAGTATAAGCTCGGTATGAATGACGCTCCTAACGATTCGCTTAGAAATTATTCGATTTCCGAGGATCTTTTCCAGTTTAACTTGCTCGCCGGTTACAAAGCTTCGAAATACTGGTATTATTCAACGAATGTCTCGTTCAAGACTCAGTTCCTGCACAACTATAAGGCCAATACCCGTGACCTGAAAGGCGCCTTCCTTTCTCCCGGAGAGCTAAATGTCGGTGTCGGTATGACCTATAATTATGCAAATCCTAAAAAGACATTCACACTCGATGCTTCGATTTCACCGTTCTCTTGGAATATGAAGACCTGTGTCAATCATCGCATGGACGAAACCTCATATGGCATAAAGGAAGGTCGTAAGTCTGTGAGCCAGTATGGTTCTAACGCAGAAGCCAAACTTTTGTGGGTTATCCGGGACAATATCAGCCTTCGTTCGCGTGTGTTTGTCTTTACAGACTATGACTATGCTTATGGCGATTGGGAAAATACGCTCTCATTCAATATCAACCGCTTCCTGTCGACTCAGATTTATGTCCATATGCGCTATGACACATCAACACCTGACAGTGATGACGCAGATTGGCGTAAATTCCAGCTTAAAGAGATTCTTTCGTTCGGATTCGCATATAAATTCTCGTCAATATAA